TCCTCTTTGTATATTGCAtctcatcgtcttcttcattTGGGAGTTCAAAGAGAGTTTAATCTTCTCGTTTTAACGTTAGGTAACATGTGATACATTATTTCGATATTGCCCTTTCATCTCCtcaatatatcaatatattggtatataagttatattttttttttagcgtCCCTtaattcatatcatacatacgATACTTTTTCATCTATCTGTTAACAACGAATTTAAATTATCGTTTAGAGAGTCCTCCCTTCCCAACTTTTTACtgtcttatttttcttatttttcttattgctCAAAGATTGCCTATAATTACAGACACAAACAAAGCTAAACAAAACTTTTGGACGtaatattattctaaattaaagCCTAGTGGCCCTTTTTATGAGACTTTAATTCAGCTGATTTAGTTTCAAGTCTCATTTGTGTGTTAAATCTTTGAATAAACTCTTCCACCCTTCTGTTCAGTTCTTCATCTGTCATCTTTGAatactcattttcttctaattcCTTCTCTTCGTACATGCCACTTTCTAATCTCTTCGCCATCTTTTTCTTGCTCTCCTTTGACACACttcttttgggtttctccGACTTGCTCCGCTCGTAAGTTCTCACCGGAGTCGTCTTCAACAGCGGCATAGAATCGCATCGTTCTTGAACAAAATTTCGCAAATTCCCATCTGGgtattctctcttttcatcAAATACTACAAATGAAGAAGTTTGACGTTGAAAATGAGTCATCTTTGGGTTGGGAGGTGAGTAATGTTCATAAAGATGGGATCTTTTGTATTGggtgagagagaaataggCATAATCAGCAGCAATGATGAAGATGAGGGCATTGGAAATGAAGAACCAGAACATTGTGCTGTTGAAGAGAGATGAAAAAGAGAGGTTTTTGAAGATGATgcaaaagaagagaaggaacAATAGGGAGGAGAAGAAGGCTAACATGTAATcatttgtatatttattataagtgtttggtttgggtttgggtttgtaGGGCAT
This genomic interval from Cucurbita pepo subsp. pepo cultivar mu-cu-16 chromosome LG20, ASM280686v2, whole genome shotgun sequence contains the following:
- the LOC111783530 gene encoding uncharacterized protein LOC111783530, with translation MLAFFSSLLFLLFFCIIFKNLSFSSLFNSTMFWFFISNALIFIIAADYAYFSLTQYKRSHLYEHYSPPNPKMTHFQRQTSSFVVFDEKREYPDGNLRNFVQERCDSMPLLKTTPVRTYERSKSEKPKRSVSKESKKKMAKRLESGMYEEKELEENEYSKMTDEELNRRVEEFIQRFNTQMRLETKSAELKSHKKGH